One Gimesia aquarii DNA segment encodes these proteins:
- a CDS encoding HD domain-containing protein: MVRDFISESLTHDPIHGYIPFTSKTGIPDDEVSEQEVIDHPWVQRLRHIHQLQTAWWVFPSAEHMRFQHVLGAMHLASVTINAWYDSLNSACRNVPSLPYVESLVRLAALLHDVGHGPFGHFFDDHYLDQFELTHEDIGAYIIENELGDLIRGIRRNPNGRLNPLEELDPKQIGWLIRRPAGDSESEDGNPDWLCKLRAMFSGIYTVDNMDFVLRDAYMSGYNTRAVDVSRLVHYSFFTSEGLTIHGRGLPALVNFIETRANLFRTIYYHRTVRAVDIALEEIFPDTMEHLFHGNPLEKLDEYLGFTESSFLVDVGRFQKSSDPDVQSLGKRWQGILSRNVEWKMACERSINFHSGTAVHTSIYSEPDLVERRVRAKLPAELNQIPLRIDVAKHYHRPSGRLPAGGQNFLLDPGTEETQELNDDELFRALPVSFLIFRVYTQDHQHDFEITNAMNAALGEVSDSKTNM, translated from the coding sequence ATGGTACGCGATTTTATTTCCGAAAGTTTGACTCATGATCCGATTCATGGATACATTCCCTTTACTTCTAAAACAGGAATTCCTGATGATGAAGTCTCTGAACAGGAGGTAATAGATCATCCCTGGGTTCAAAGGCTCAGGCACATTCATCAACTACAAACGGCGTGGTGGGTCTTCCCGTCTGCAGAGCATATGCGGTTTCAGCATGTATTGGGAGCGATGCATCTGGCTTCTGTTACGATAAATGCCTGGTATGATTCTCTGAATAGCGCCTGCAGGAATGTTCCTTCGTTGCCCTATGTCGAAAGTCTGGTTCGACTGGCTGCTTTATTACATGATGTCGGCCATGGCCCCTTCGGACATTTTTTTGACGATCATTACCTGGATCAGTTTGAGCTGACTCATGAAGACATCGGTGCCTATATCATTGAAAACGAATTGGGTGATTTGATTCGAGGAATTCGTAGAAATCCCAATGGGCGCTTAAATCCTCTTGAAGAATTGGATCCTAAACAGATTGGTTGGCTCATTCGGCGACCCGCTGGAGATTCTGAAAGCGAAGATGGAAATCCAGATTGGCTTTGCAAACTGCGGGCAATGTTCAGCGGAATTTATACTGTCGATAATATGGACTTCGTTTTACGCGATGCTTATATGTCGGGGTATAACACGCGGGCAGTCGATGTATCACGATTGGTACACTATAGTTTTTTTACGTCAGAGGGTTTAACTATTCATGGTCGTGGGTTACCTGCGTTAGTCAATTTTATTGAAACCCGAGCCAACCTTTTCAGGACGATTTATTATCATCGCACTGTTCGCGCAGTCGACATCGCTTTGGAAGAGATTTTCCCTGATACAATGGAGCACCTGTTCCATGGAAATCCTCTTGAAAAGTTGGATGAGTATTTGGGTTTTACAGAATCATCTTTTCTTGTCGACGTTGGCAGGTTTCAGAAAAGTTCTGATCCGGATGTTCAAAGTTTAGGAAAACGTTGGCAGGGGATTCTTTCACGAAATGTCGAGTGGAAGATGGCCTGTGAACGATCGATCAATTTTCATTCCGGAACGGCCGTCCATACCTCAATTTATTCTGAGCCTGATCTGGTCGAAAGGCGGGTACGTGCCAAACTGCCTGCGGAGTTAAATCAGATTCCACTAAGAATTGATGTTGCCAAGCATTATCATCGTCCTAGTGGGAGATTACCTGCAGGAGGCCAAAATTTCCTCCTTGATCCGGGCACCGAGGAAACACAGGAGCTTAACGATGATGAATTATTTCGGGCGTTGCCGGTGAGCTTTCTGATATTCCGAGTTTATACTCAGGACCATCAACACGATTTTGAGATTACCAACGCCATGAATGCTGCATTAGGAGAGGTCTCGGATTCCAAAACGAACATGTAA
- a CDS encoding TrkH family potassium uptake protein — translation MALSHLPSRFEYQTHHPRRCRVLRRIEIFALIIAVIALVILHGLLKITTIVHWELGGTIVLAMLYFGFSLSLRYFWYISKKEFIKRNLIYLLISGIWLLTSLTILIFHNLIPNQLELILDVSEFCIILRSLYETIILIRRVSSRGWNPALIVAASFLILIAIGTTLLMFPSARVQDLTDKDSETAPFLVALFTSTSASCVTGLTIVPTGSYWSRTGHTIIMFLFQIGGLGILTFGAFFAAAFGRTMQIRESVTFSEMLESHQRGDVRRLVLAILGITIFTELTGAFFLSGLWPELPWGDRIYHSLFHSISGYCNAGFSLMDDNLLNMGHHWQVWGVMPILIIIGGLGFAVNYNFMLYGITHFSNFSVRKPLFNHPTQKVRLTISSRLVFITTIFLLAGGTIGIYLLESIHMQKEVSSGELLNSAWFQSVSFRTAGFNTVDLGELQPQSKLFAVLLMFIGASPGSTGGGVKTVVFALAILSVWSLLKGRDRVEIMGRTIPSALINRSLTIISLSILVLMSSTLLVVLFENRQDIFLNHLFETTSAFATVGVSTGITADLTTPSHWVIIFTMFIGRVGPLTALIALTNRGPSYRYSYPEESVNLG, via the coding sequence ATGGCATTGTCACATCTTCCAAGCCGCTTTGAATATCAAACCCACCATCCGCGGCGCTGCCGTGTATTGCGACGAATAGAAATCTTTGCGCTAATCATCGCGGTGATCGCCCTTGTTATTCTACATGGCTTACTGAAGATTACCACTATAGTACATTGGGAACTAGGTGGCACTATTGTTCTCGCAATGCTGTATTTTGGATTCAGCCTCTCACTACGCTATTTCTGGTATATCTCAAAAAAAGAGTTTATTAAGCGAAATCTGATCTATCTGTTGATTTCCGGCATATGGTTACTCACTAGTCTGACGATTCTCATTTTTCACAATTTGATCCCTAACCAACTAGAATTGATTCTAGATGTTTCCGAATTTTGCATCATCCTCAGGAGCCTCTATGAAACGATCATTTTAATTCGTCGTGTTTCATCTCGAGGTTGGAATCCAGCGTTAATCGTTGCCGCTTCGTTTCTCATCCTGATTGCCATTGGAACCACCCTCCTGATGTTTCCTTCAGCACGAGTTCAGGACCTTACTGACAAAGATTCGGAAACGGCCCCTTTTCTGGTTGCCTTATTTACATCCACCAGTGCCAGCTGCGTCACAGGACTCACTATTGTTCCCACGGGCTCTTACTGGAGCAGAACCGGACACACCATTATCATGTTTCTCTTTCAAATTGGTGGTTTAGGTATCTTAACGTTCGGTGCTTTTTTTGCAGCCGCTTTTGGACGCACAATGCAAATTCGTGAGAGTGTCACGTTCAGCGAGATGCTGGAATCGCATCAAAGAGGAGATGTCAGACGATTAGTATTGGCAATTTTGGGAATCACCATTTTTACGGAACTGACAGGCGCATTTTTCCTGTCAGGTCTTTGGCCTGAACTTCCCTGGGGAGATCGTATTTACCATAGTCTTTTTCATTCGATCAGTGGCTATTGTAATGCTGGTTTCAGTTTGATGGATGACAATCTACTCAACATGGGACATCACTGGCAAGTTTGGGGAGTAATGCCAATATTAATCATCATTGGTGGTTTAGGCTTTGCTGTTAACTATAACTTTATGCTATATGGAATTACCCATTTCTCAAATTTTTCAGTGCGAAAACCACTGTTTAATCACCCCACTCAAAAAGTAAGGCTTACAATTTCTTCACGACTCGTTTTCATAACAACCATCTTCTTACTCGCAGGTGGGACAATTGGAATCTACCTGCTTGAATCAATCCATATGCAAAAAGAAGTTTCTTCTGGAGAATTGCTCAATTCAGCATGGTTCCAGTCTGTTTCTTTCAGGACGGCTGGTTTTAACACAGTAGACTTAGGAGAATTACAGCCGCAGTCTAAACTGTTTGCAGTATTACTCATGTTTATTGGTGCCTCTCCCGGATCAACTGGTGGAGGAGTCAAAACCGTCGTCTTTGCACTGGCGATTCTCTCAGTCTGGTCTCTTCTCAAGGGCAGGGATCGTGTAGAAATCATGGGCCGAACAATACCCAGCGCTTTAATTAACCGATCTTTAACGATTATCTCACTGAGCATTCTGGTTCTGATGTCGTCGACACTTTTAGTCGTTTTGTTTGAAAACAGACAAGACATTTTTCTGAACCACCTGTTTGAAACGACCAGCGCCTTCGCTACCGTTGGTGTTTCCACGGGGATTACCGCTGATTTGACGACGCCCTCACATTGGGTCATCATCTTTACGATGTTTATTGGAAGAGTTGGTCCCCTGACAGCATTGATAGCTCTGACGAATCGTGGTCCTTCATATCGATATAGTTATCCTGAAGAAAGTGTGAATTTAGGTTAA
- a CDS encoding potassium channel family protein has product MTKVAVIGLGRFGIELAKRLGNSGVEVIAIDHSDKLVNEVKDDVAIAVRLNATDELALKSQEIDKVDACVISIGENFEAALLITVIVKKMGVPKIICRAQSKFHAEIFSQIGATEVIQPEVQAGTHLARLLANPHLEDYLQVGDGYTMIELLTPNEFVGKNLIELSMRSTYSVNVVAIRKRNSEEVEQKTGKMYTTDCVPHPDYQIQESDILLIIGTDQNLARLPTSNT; this is encoded by the coding sequence GTGACAAAAGTAGCAGTAATCGGATTAGGACGATTCGGAATCGAACTGGCAAAACGTCTCGGAAACAGCGGTGTGGAAGTCATTGCTATTGACCATTCTGATAAACTGGTCAATGAAGTAAAAGACGATGTCGCCATCGCAGTCCGTCTCAATGCAACAGATGAATTAGCTTTAAAGAGCCAGGAAATTGATAAGGTCGACGCCTGCGTGATTTCGATTGGTGAAAACTTTGAGGCTGCATTACTCATCACAGTGATAGTCAAAAAAATGGGAGTTCCCAAGATCATTTGTCGTGCACAGTCGAAATTTCATGCTGAAATTTTTTCTCAAATCGGCGCGACAGAAGTCATTCAACCCGAAGTACAAGCGGGAACTCACCTCGCTCGGTTATTAGCAAACCCCCACCTAGAAGATTATCTCCAAGTCGGTGATGGGTATACCATGATTGAGCTTTTAACCCCGAATGAATTTGTGGGTAAAAACTTGATCGAACTTTCAATGCGATCCACATACTCGGTCAATGTGGTCGCAATCCGGAAACGTAATTCTGAAGAAGTCGAACAAAAAACGGGCAAGATGTACACAACCGACTGTGTGCCACACCCTGATTATCAAATACAGGAATCAGATATTTTATTAATCATTGGTACCGACCAGAATCTGGCTCGACTCCCTACGAGCAATACCTAA
- the glpK gene encoding glycerol kinase GlpK → MAKYVLALDQGTTSSRSILFNHQGQIEATAQQEFEQIFPSPGLVEHNPEAIWDSQLATAQKVIRQSGADLSEIAAIGITNQRETIVLWDRDTGKPVSNAIVWQSRLTAGRCDQLKAEGYEKLFREKTGLVLDAYFSGSKIEYLLNEISGLRDQAKAGKILMGTIDTFLIWRLTGGKVHVTDPSNASRTLLYNIHTHEWDDELLDVFDIPRYMLPEVKSSSEVYGETTSELFGAPIKIAGIAGDQQAATFGQGCFESGSAKNTYGTGCFMLMNTGEQPVLSDAGLLTTIGWSINGKVTYCLEGSVFIAGAAIQWLRDGLQIIKTAPEVEALASQVEDSGDVFFIPAFVGLGAPYWNQDARGTLIGITRGSTKEHIARAVLESLAYQSCDVLHAMEQDSDIKLNSLKVDGGAAANSLLMQFQADMLDVPVQRPVVHETTALGAAYLAGLAVGFWQDQAEVTNNWALDAEYQPSMEASRRDHLYQRWQKAIERSKDWV, encoded by the coding sequence ATGGCAAAGTACGTTTTGGCCCTCGATCAGGGAACGACATCAAGCCGATCCATATTATTTAACCATCAAGGGCAAATCGAAGCGACTGCACAGCAAGAATTCGAGCAGATTTTTCCCTCTCCCGGATTGGTAGAGCATAATCCGGAAGCGATTTGGGATTCACAATTGGCAACGGCTCAAAAAGTCATTCGACAATCTGGTGCTGATTTGTCTGAAATCGCTGCGATAGGTATTACGAATCAGCGAGAAACAATTGTGCTTTGGGACCGTGACACGGGCAAGCCTGTCTCAAACGCCATTGTCTGGCAGAGCCGTCTGACAGCAGGACGATGCGATCAACTCAAAGCAGAAGGTTACGAAAAATTGTTTCGTGAGAAAACGGGACTTGTTCTCGATGCCTACTTTTCCGGAAGTAAAATCGAATATCTATTGAATGAAATCAGTGGACTGAGAGATCAAGCCAAAGCGGGCAAGATTCTCATGGGAACAATCGATACATTTCTGATATGGCGACTGACCGGGGGAAAGGTTCATGTTACCGATCCAAGCAATGCCAGCCGGACACTGTTATATAATATCCACACTCATGAATGGGATGATGAACTGCTGGATGTCTTTGATATCCCCCGTTACATGTTACCTGAAGTGAAAAGTTCCAGCGAAGTTTATGGAGAGACTACTTCCGAACTGTTTGGGGCTCCGATCAAAATTGCTGGGATCGCCGGTGATCAACAGGCGGCGACATTTGGCCAGGGCTGCTTTGAATCGGGCTCAGCGAAGAACACTTATGGGACTGGCTGTTTCATGTTGATGAATACCGGCGAACAGCCTGTGCTCTCTGATGCAGGCTTATTAACCACCATTGGTTGGAGCATCAACGGAAAAGTCACTTATTGTCTGGAAGGCTCTGTGTTTATTGCCGGAGCGGCCATTCAGTGGTTACGAGACGGGTTACAGATAATTAAGACAGCGCCTGAAGTAGAAGCGTTAGCGTCACAAGTTGAAGATTCCGGCGATGTCTTTTTTATCCCGGCTTTTGTTGGCTTAGGCGCCCCGTATTGGAATCAAGATGCACGTGGAACTCTCATCGGGATAACACGCGGATCGACGAAAGAGCATATTGCCCGTGCTGTGCTGGAATCATTGGCGTATCAAAGCTGTGATGTATTACACGCTATGGAACAAGACTCAGATATTAAACTGAACAGTCTTAAGGTTGATGGAGGGGCTGCTGCCAACAGTTTATTAATGCAGTTTCAGGCAGACATGCTGGACGTGCCTGTTCAACGTCCGGTTGTACACGAAACAACGGCTTTAGGTGCCGCCTACCTGGCGGGACTCGCAGTTGGATTTTGGCAGGATCAAGCAGAGGTCACTAACAACTGGGCACTTGATGCAGAGTATCAGCCATCCATGGAAGCGAGCAGGCGAGATCACTTGTATCAGCGATGGCAAAAAGCGATTGAACGCTCGAAGGATTGGGTATAA